A region of Lycium barbarum isolate Lr01 chromosome 1, ASM1917538v2, whole genome shotgun sequence DNA encodes the following proteins:
- the LOC132601844 gene encoding uncharacterized protein LOC132601844, whose amino-acid sequence MCIAVFIWKMHPLYPFLLFLNRDEYHNRPTKPLAWWEDSDILGGRDEVAGGTWLACTRSGRVAFLTNVREIKSNSDAKSRGDLPVRYLKSDKSPRDFSEQLLREAGEYNGFNLIVADLCSMTMVYITNRPKDSGMSVTEVSPGIHVLSNATLDSPWPKCQRLECSFKQLLDESGESEIPIGQAAERIMRDLAKEDSNLPGIYSPEWEYQLSSIFVDIETSMGRYGTRSTSSLAVRSSSEATFYEMYLEKDVWKEQQMTFVIEKMIEGVVSTS is encoded by the coding sequence ATGTGTATAGCCGTATTCATATGGAAAATGCATCCTCTCTATCCTTTCCTCCTATTCCTCAACAGAGATGAATACCACAATCGTCCGACGAAACCATTGGCATGGTGGGAAGATAGTGATATACTTGGTGGAAGGGATGAAGTTGCTGGTGGGACTTGGCTGGCTTGTACTCGCTCCGGAAGAGTTGCTTTCCTTACTAATGTTCGTGAAATCAAATCAAATTCAGATGCCAAGAGTAGAGGAGACCTTCCTGTTCGATACTTGAAGAGTGATAAGAGTCCTCGTGATTTTTCAGAGCAACTTTTGAGAGAAGCGGGTGAATATAATGGGTTTAACTTGATAGTTGCTGATCTTTGTTCAATGACCATGGTTTATATAACCAACCGACCAAAAGACAGTGGTATGTCCGTGACTGAGGTTTCACCCGGTATTCATGTTTTATCAAACGCAACACTAGACTCTCCATGGCCTAAGTGTCAACGGCTGGAATGCAGTTTCAAGCAATTATTAGATGAATCTGGCGAATCTGAAATTCCAATAGGCCAGGCAGCTGAAAGAATAATGAGAGACTTGGCTAAAGAAGATAGCAACCTGCCAGGCATATACTCCCCTGAGTGGGAGTACCAGTTGAGCTCCATATTCGTTGACATTGAAACGTCCATGGGGCGTTATGGCACAAGAAGCACTTCTTCACTGGCAGTGAGAAGTTCTAGTGAGGCAACTTTTTATGAAATGTATCTTGAGAAGGATGTATGGAAGGAGCAGCAAATGACCTTTGTGATTGAGAAGATGATAGAAGGTGTTGTTTCTACATCCTAA
- the LOC132601838 gene encoding GDP-mannose transporter GONST3-like: MSNDVEDPKGGDARTSLDASSPSPSHQSSWYSGLLEQASVYGIAAGYCLSASLLSIINKWAIMKFPYPGALTALQYFTSAAGVLMCGWLKLIEHDKLDLLTMWRFLPAAIIFYLSLFTNSELLLHANVDTFIVFRSAVPIFVAIGETLYLHQPWPAMKTWLSLGTIFAGSVLYVSTDYQFTLTAYSWAVAYLVSMSIDFVYIKHVVMTIGLNTWGLVLYNNLEALLLFPIELLIMGELKKIKHEIEDEADWHSFQVVLPVALSCLFGLAISFFGFSCRRAISATGFTVLGIVNKLLTVVINLVIWDKHSKLIGTVGLLICMSGGVMYQQSTSNKPKAVKDVNPQEADEEEQQKLIEMQSSDNQKQGTESGDGKQ, from the coding sequence ATGTCAAATGATGTGGAAGATCCTAAAGGTGGAGATGCCAGAACGTCTTTGGATGCTTCTTCACCGTCTCCTAGTCACCAATCAAGTTGGTATAGTGGCTTACTTGAGCAGGCATCGGTTTATGGTATAGCTGCAGGGTACTGTCTTTCAGCATCGTTGCTCTCCATCATTAACAAGTGGGCCATAATGAAATTTCCTTACCCCGGAGCTCTAACTGCATTGCAGTACTTCACAAGTGCAGCTGGAGTTCTCATGTGCGGATGGCTCAAGCTTATAGAACACGATAAACTTGATCTTCTAACAATGTGGCGATTCCTACCTGCAGCAATTATATTCTACTTATCTCTTTTCACGAACAGTGAGCTTCTCCTCCATGCCAATGTTGATACTTTTATTGTCTTCAGATCAGCAGTCCCCATCTTTGTTGCAATAGGAGAGACACTCTACCTGCACCAGCCGTGGCCCGCAATGAAAACCTGGTTGTCACTTGGTACAATATTTGCTGGTAGCGTGCTCTATGTCAGTACAGATTATCAGTTCACGCTTACAGCTTACAGCTGGGCAGTGGCCTATTTAGTGAGCATGTCTATTGATTTTGTTTACATCAAGCACGTGGTTATGACGATTGGTCTAAACACATGGGGTCTTGTGCTGTACAACAATCTTGAGGCTTTGCTGCTTTTTCCTATAGAGCTGCTTATCATGGGTGAATtaaagaagattaagcatgaaaTTGAGGACGAGGCTGATTGGCACAGCTTTCAAGTGGTGTTACCAGTAGCCCTCTCATGTTTGTTTGGTTTAGCCATCTCTTTCTTTGGATTTTCTTGCCGTAGAGCAATCTCTGCCACGGGATTTACTGTTCTTGGCATAGTTAATAAACTTTTGACAGTGGTGATAAATCTAGTTATATGGGATAAACATTCCAAACTTATTGGAACAGTGGGGCTGTTGATCTGCATGTCTGGTGGCGTTATGTACCAGCAGTCTACAAGTAACAAGCCCAAGGCTGTGAAAGATGTAAATCCACAAGAAGCTGATGAGGAGGAGCAACAGAAGCTGATTGAAATGCAGAGCAGTGACAATCAGAAGCAAGGTACAGAATCCGGAGATGGGAAACAGTAA
- the LOC132601856 gene encoding nucleoside diphosphate kinase 2, chloroplastic isoform X1 has translation MECLTIAPCVSSSLSSKTTIFSSFRFTPKAVQKHSPLAALQSAFHLFTSYAPKRNVRRRIFLPHLVASMEEVEQTYIMIKPDGVQRVLVGEIISRFERKGFKLTGLKLFQCPKELAEEHYKDLQSKPFFPKLIDYITSGPVVCMAWEGVGVVASARKLIGATNPLNAEPGTIRGDLAVQTGRNVVHGSDSPDNGKREIALWFKEGELSAWAPVQEPWLVE, from the exons ATGGAGTGTCTCACCATTGCTCCTTGTGTTTCTTCTTCACTCTCTTCCAAAACCACCATTTTCTCCTCTTTCAGGTTTACCCCAAAAGCAGTCCAGAAGCATAGCCCCTTAGCCGCATTGCAATCAGCATTTCATCTTTTCACATCATATGCCCCCAAAAGGAATGTCCGTAGACGTATTTTCCTACCCCATTTGGTTGCTTCCATG GAAGAAGTGGAGCAGACTTATATCATGATCAAGCCCGATGGTGTTCAAAGAGTCCTT GTTGGAGAAATTATATCCAGATTTGAGAGGAAAGGATTTAAGCTTACTGGATTAAAGCTTTTCCAGTGCCCCAAAGAATTGGCAGAG GAGCATTACAAGGACCTACAGTCCAAGCCGTTCTTCCCCAAGCTGATTGACTACATTACATCTGGTCCTGTTGTCTGTATG GCTTGGGAGGGTGTTGGTGTTGTTGCTTCAGCACGTAAGCTAATAGGAGCAACTAATCCTCTGAATGCTGAGCCAGGCACAATTAGAGGAGACCTTGCTGTTCAAACTGGAAG AAATGTGGTACATGGAAGTGATAGCCCCGACAATGGCAAGCGTGAAATAG CTCTTTGGTTTAAAGAAGGTGAATTAAGTGCATGGGCACCAGTTCAAGAACCTTGGTTGGTGGAATAA
- the LOC132601856 gene encoding nucleoside diphosphate kinase 2, chloroplastic isoform X2: protein MGIEEEVEQTYIMIKPDGVQRVLVGEIISRFERKGFKLTGLKLFQCPKELAEEHYKDLQSKPFFPKLIDYITSGPVVCMAWEGVGVVASARKLIGATNPLNAEPGTIRGDLAVQTGRNVVHGSDSPDNGKREIALWFKEGELSAWAPVQEPWLVE from the exons ATGGGTATAGAG GAAGAAGTGGAGCAGACTTATATCATGATCAAGCCCGATGGTGTTCAAAGAGTCCTT GTTGGAGAAATTATATCCAGATTTGAGAGGAAAGGATTTAAGCTTACTGGATTAAAGCTTTTCCAGTGCCCCAAAGAATTGGCAGAG GAGCATTACAAGGACCTACAGTCCAAGCCGTTCTTCCCCAAGCTGATTGACTACATTACATCTGGTCCTGTTGTCTGTATG GCTTGGGAGGGTGTTGGTGTTGTTGCTTCAGCACGTAAGCTAATAGGAGCAACTAATCCTCTGAATGCTGAGCCAGGCACAATTAGAGGAGACCTTGCTGTTCAAACTGGAAG AAATGTGGTACATGGAAGTGATAGCCCCGACAATGGCAAGCGTGAAATAG CTCTTTGGTTTAAAGAAGGTGAATTAAGTGCATGGGCACCAGTTCAAGAACCTTGGTTGGTGGAATAA